One Leptospira barantonii genomic window, GATTTTGGATCAGTTCAAAAACGATCTGATCGCGACGAATCTCACCGCTTTAGTATGTGAAAAAATTCTAAAGTTTATTCAAACGGTAGTTCCCACTAAGAAGGTTACCATCTTTCTTTGGAAGGAGGAAATGGGAAAATTCGCTCCGTTCCCGGATTCGGGCGAAATTCAATTTTTTATTTTCGATCCGTTCCTTCTTTGGATCACCGAAAACGATAAGATCTACAACTTTAAGGAATTTGAAACCAATCCGAATCTAAGTAAGATCCGCAACTCCGCAGAAATTTTTTTCACAAGGACGGAAGCGGAACTAGTCGTTCCTTTGATTCTCAACAAAAGTCTTTTGGGAATGATCGTCTTAGGTGAAAAGAAGAATCAAAAAAAATACGGTTCCGCTGAAATCGATAAGCTCAACGAAATCCGTTCCGTTTCCGTAATGGCTCTTTCGAACGCGATCTTTTACGAACGTCTGATCGAGTTGACCGAAACCTTGGAAGAGAAAGTCAGAATCAGAACTCGAGAATTGGAAAGCGCTCAATCTCAGTTGATCATGTCCGAAAAGATGGCCTCTCTCGGGATTATGGTCGCGGGAATCGCACACGAGATCAATACTCCCGCGGGTGTGATCAACGGAGCGGCGGATAACTTGGATCAGAATATGAATTATCTGGTTCAAAACATTTTCGATATCGTTCTTTTGGCGAGAAACAGAAAGCTTAGAAAGAATTTCGAACTCGCGTTACTCCATCTTCTTCGAGACAAAAAAACTTCGGAGCTCGATTCAAGAGAAAAATTCCGTTTAAAAAACGAACTCAAAGAAGAAATGAAAGACATGAATTTCTCCGCGTCTTTGGCATCGGAACTTTCCAATTTTATCATAGAAAATCAGATCGGCGAGGAAAGAAAATACATATATAATGTTCTTCTAAAGGACGACGAGCGCGGTTATTTGATGCTCAAAAACGCGACTCACATCAATCGAAACATCAAAAACATACGTTATGCGATTCGAAACGTGGTTCGCATCGTCAAGGCTTTGAAGTCCTATTCTCACTTGGATCAATCGAAGACGTTGTCGCCCGCAAATTTAGTGGAAGGTCTGGAAACCACGTTAGTCATTCTTCACAATCAAGTGAAATACGGAATCGAAGTCATTCGAAACTTTAAGGAGATTCCGCTCGTAATCTGCAATCCCGACGAACTCAATCAGGTATGGACGAATCTGATTCAAAACGCGGTGCAAGCCTTAAAAGGAAACGGTAAAATTGAAATTTCCGTTTT contains:
- a CDS encoding sensor histidine kinase; amino-acid sequence: MPTQRLNALGPIVYLIFLIAGFQLISVLTLQSFHFFSFESYRLLLTLLPGAVLGFVVYILSIRILRRISGKFLGRIFPFLQSSNSEIVKYLSILDQFKNDLIATNLTALVCEKILKFIQTVVPTKKVTIFLWKEEMGKFAPFPDSGEIQFFIFDPFLLWITENDKIYNFKEFETNPNLSKIRNSAEIFFTRTEAELVVPLILNKSLLGMIVLGEKKNQKKYGSAEIDKLNEIRSVSVMALSNAIFYERLIELTETLEEKVRIRTRELESAQSQLIMSEKMASLGIMVAGIAHEINTPAGVINGAADNLDQNMNYLVQNIFDIVLLARNRKLRKNFELALLHLLRDKKTSELDSREKFRLKNELKEEMKDMNFSASLASELSNFIIENQIGEERKYIYNVLLKDDERGYLMLKNATHINRNIKNIRYAIRNVVRIVKALKSYSHLDQSKTLSPANLVEGLETTLVILHNQVKYGIEVIRNFKEIPLVICNPDELNQVWTNLIQNAVQALKGNGKIEISVFPENDKFVIVQIEDNGPGIPARIQDRIWDPFFTTKDQGEGTGLGLGIVKGIVEKHKGKITLNSNPGKTVFRVELPIDPEKIAST